The following proteins are encoded in a genomic region of Maribacter hydrothermalis:
- the argH gene encoding argininosuccinate lyase — protein sequence MKLWEKGFSTDKKIDHFTVGNDRELDLHLAKYDVIASKAHAKMLGEIGLITPKETKELVNELNIIAARIEKGTFTIEKSFEDMHSKIEYMLTLSLGDTGKKIHTARSRNDQVLVAMHLYLKDELDEIKSMTKSLFNLLLVKAQEHKDVLLPGYTHLQIAMPSSFGLWFSAYAESLIDDLYFIEAAYKVVDQNPLGSAAGYGSSFAIDRSFTTKEMGFSTLKYNVVAAQMSRGKAEKATAFGIANIAATLSKMAMDICLYMNQNFNFISFPDELTTGSSIMPHKKNPDVFELVRGKCNKLQSIPNQLTLIINNLPSGYHRDLQLVKEIIVPAIQDMKACIEILTFSLKEIRVNENILDDPKYDYLFSVDTLNELVQNGMPFRDAYKKMGMEINEGTFIPKRDIHHTHEGSLGNLCLKEINDKMKRV from the coding sequence ATGAAACTCTGGGAGAAAGGATTTAGCACTGATAAAAAGATTGACCATTTTACCGTTGGTAACGATAGAGAGCTCGATTTACATTTAGCTAAGTATGATGTTATTGCATCTAAAGCTCACGCAAAAATGTTAGGTGAAATTGGTTTGATTACTCCAAAAGAAACTAAAGAGCTTGTTAATGAACTTAACATTATTGCTGCTCGAATAGAAAAAGGAACTTTTACTATTGAAAAGTCTTTTGAAGACATGCATTCTAAAATAGAATATATGCTTACCCTTAGCTTGGGTGATACCGGAAAAAAAATACATACCGCCAGATCTAGAAATGACCAGGTTTTGGTAGCCATGCATCTCTATTTAAAAGATGAATTGGATGAAATTAAATCGATGACCAAATCGTTATTTAATCTTCTATTAGTAAAGGCCCAAGAACATAAAGATGTATTGTTACCAGGGTATACACATTTACAAATTGCGATGCCTTCCTCGTTTGGACTATGGTTTTCTGCTTATGCTGAAAGTTTAATAGATGACCTTTATTTTATTGAAGCAGCATACAAAGTTGTAGACCAAAACCCTTTAGGTAGCGCTGCAGGTTATGGTAGTTCATTTGCCATAGACCGTAGTTTCACTACTAAAGAAATGGGTTTTAGCACCTTAAAATATAATGTTGTTGCAGCGCAAATGAGTAGAGGAAAGGCCGAAAAAGCAACGGCTTTTGGCATTGCAAATATTGCCGCAACGCTTTCTAAAATGGCAATGGATATTTGCTTATATATGAACCAAAATTTCAACTTTATCTCTTTCCCAGATGAGCTGACAACAGGTTCTAGCATTATGCCCCACAAAAAAAATCCCGATGTTTTTGAATTGGTTCGTGGTAAGTGTAATAAACTACAATCTATTCCAAATCAATTGACTTTAATTATCAATAATTTACCTAGTGGATATCATAGAGATTTACAATTGGTTAAGGAAATTATTGTTCCGGCTATACAAGACATGAAAGCTTGTATTGAGATTTTAACTTTTAGCCTAAAAGAAATTAGGGTAAATGAAAACATTCTAGACGACCCAAAATATGACTATTTATTTAGTGTTGACACTTTAAACGAATTGGTACAAAATGGTATGCCTTTTAGAGATGCGTATAAGAAAATGGGCATGGAAATTAATGAAGGTACATTTATACCGAAGAGAGATATTCACCATACCCACGAAGGTAGTTTAGGGAATCTTTGTTTAAAGGAAATTAATGATAAAATGAAACGTGTTTAG